The Methanoculleus taiwanensis nucleotide sequence CGAGATCGTCGAGTTCGGGATCGTAACGAGCTGGTAGTCGAGCGTCTTCATCCGGGTGCTCCGCGGCCCGATGCTGATCACGTCGCCGAGATAGTCGTTGACTTTGATCCGGTCGCCGACCTGAAACGGCTTGTCGACCAGGATCAGCGCTCCGCCGAAGAAGTTCGACATAATATCCTGCGCGGCCAGGGCGACGGCAAGGCCGGCGATCCCCGCACCTGCGATGAGAGGCGTAATATCGATCTCAAGCGTCTGGAGCACCATAAGGACAGCGATGAACCAGACGACGTACTTCGCCGTAACCTCCAGGAGCTGGATGATACGGTCATCGAGGTCCGTTTCGGTCTTCGATGCCATCCAGCGCCCGTAGAGGTTGATGAAACTGTAGGAGAAACTCGATACAACCCAGGCACCGATCAGGATGGCGGCGGCGGTGAAGTACCTGCTCGAGAGGAGCCACGCATAGCTGCCGAGGAGGGTCGCAGGGTCGACGTACATCGTGACTGCGATCCAGAGTGAGCCAAGGACAACGGCGATGGAGGCCGGTTTAGCGAGCGAGAAGAGAATAATGTCGTCGATCTTCGATTCGGTGAGGTCCGCCCTCTTCTGCAGCCACCGGAAGATCTCGTGAACGATATATGCGCCCACGGTTCCGGCGACGATAATTCCGATTCCAGAGTAGATCCCGTCCATACCAGTACTAATATGTGATTGCAGCGAATATAAATAGGAGATTTCATGCCGGTTTCAAAGGATATTCTGGACACGCTCGATTCCCTGGTCGATTCCGACCTCTGCATCATGCATATATGCGGCACACACGAAGCAGCAATCGCACGCGCCGGTATCCGGAGTATTCTCCCCGAAAGACTGAAGATCGTGATGGGCCCAGGTTGTCCGGTCTGCATCACGCCGCAGGGCGAGATCGACGCCGCAATCGATCTCGTCGAAAAGGACTGCGTCATCGCGACATACGGCGATCTCCTCCGTGTTCCGGGCTCAAACGGCTCGCTCGAATCCTCGGGCGGAGACGTGCGCGTGGTGCAGGGCGTCCACAAGGCCGTCGAGATCGCCCGCCGCGAGCCCGAAAAAGAGGTCGTCTTCATCTCGGTAGGTTTTGAAACGACGGCTCCGACCGTCGCCGCGACGATCCTCACGAACCCTCCCGAAAACTTCTCGATCCTCTCCTGCCACCGCCTCGTCCCTCCGGCGATGGAGTGGCTGCTCAGTCAGGGCGAGGCGAAACTCCACGGGTTCATGCTCCCCGGCCACGTCTGCACGGTGATGGGATACCACGAGTACGAACAGTTCCCGGTGCCGCAGGTGGTGGCCGGATTCGAGCCTGAGGATATCCTCCTCGGACTCGTGATGCTCGTTAAGCAGATCCGCGAAGGCAAAGCACGGATCGATAATGCGTATCCCCGGGCGGTCTGCCGCGAGGGGAACAGAAAAGCACAGGCGCTGATGTACGACGTCTTCGAACCCTGCGACGTCGAGTGGCGCGGGTTCCCCGTCATCCCGGGCTCAGGCCTCCGGCTCAAGCCTGAGTTCGAGCAGTACGATGCGCAGAAGAAGTTCGATATCGAGATCCGGCATGTCGACAAGCACTCCGCGTGCATCTGCGACCGGGTGCTGCGCGGCATCGCACAGCCGTCGGACTGCAAGCTCTTCGGGAAGGCCTGCACGCCGCGCACCCCGGTCGGTCCGTGCATGGTGAGCCACGAAGGGGCGTGCAAAATCTGGCATCTTTATGAGTCACGGCGGGTGTGAGGGCAGAACCCTCCG carries:
- a CDS encoding mechanosensitive ion channel family protein, with amino-acid sequence MDGIYSGIGIIVAGTVGAYIVHEIFRWLQKRADLTESKIDDIILFSLAKPASIAVVLGSLWIAVTMYVDPATLLGSYAWLLSSRYFTAAAILIGAWVVSSFSYSFINLYGRWMASKTETDLDDRIIQLLEVTAKYVVWFIAVLMVLQTLEIDITPLIAGAGIAGLAVALAAQDIMSNFFGGALILVDKPFQVGDRIKVNDYLGDVISIGPRSTRMKTLDYQLVTIPNSTISSNVVVNYAMPDVKLKIKIPVSVAYGSDVARVKEILLEIGREAAERSRYVLDDPAPSVYFLTFGASSLDFMLVIWARAFNMAWDVQDFVNTRIDERFGEEGIEIPFPQMDLHIRDGLYPPGKVPEGVYPVTDSTMPSFKAEK
- the hypD gene encoding hydrogenase formation protein HypD, translated to MPVSKDILDTLDSLVDSDLCIMHICGTHEAAIARAGIRSILPERLKIVMGPGCPVCITPQGEIDAAIDLVEKDCVIATYGDLLRVPGSNGSLESSGGDVRVVQGVHKAVEIARREPEKEVVFISVGFETTAPTVAATILTNPPENFSILSCHRLVPPAMEWLLSQGEAKLHGFMLPGHVCTVMGYHEYEQFPVPQVVAGFEPEDILLGLVMLVKQIREGKARIDNAYPRAVCREGNRKAQALMYDVFEPCDVEWRGFPVIPGSGLRLKPEFEQYDAQKKFDIEIRHVDKHSACICDRVLRGIAQPSDCKLFGKACTPRTPVGPCMVSHEGACKIWHLYESRRV